GTGCGGTAAATCGGGCTTTCAGCATCATCTTTATTTCTACTTTGTCAAAATGAGGACTTCACACAAGGGTCAGGATATGATTGAGTAAAGAGGTCACGGCTCGTTTCTTCTATCGAACCGTTACGTTATACCCTTAAACCGTCAATCCATCAGCAAGGGGTGCTGGCTTATATATGAAGATCAAACCTATTTTACAGAAGACCTATTTTCGAACCTTTCTTGTACTGACCACCGTTCTGATCTGTTCCATGATTCCCTTCGTCTATTTACTGTCTGCAGAATTCGCAAAATACACCATGCTGGAGGTGCGCAGCAATTCGCAGAACGAAGTCAACAACCTGGCTTCGAAGGCCGAAATGATTCTCGGCAATTTGAAAGCTAACGGGCTCAGCATGTACGCCGATCAGAATATTCAGAACTGGTTCTTCAATACAAGCAAAGATCCGCTCATCGACCATGCTGCGCTCGTCGCCCAATCCAACTTCATGTCCACCGAACCACTCATCCAGCGATCCTATCTGATTAATTTGAAGCAAAATCTTGTCGTCGATTCCAAAGCCGGAATCGTCCGTAATGAATCCTTTGCCGACCCGAGCATGCTGGAGCGTGTGAAGTCATTCCACCCCCAATATTTGCGCTTCTTTAATCATTCGCTGGATGGCTCGGACTCCCTGGCCCTTATTCTGCCCGCAACCCCCGAGAAGCCGTCTGACTTCTACCTCGTGCTGCTCGTTGATAAACCGCTGCTGTCGAAGCTTCTGTTCGGCCAAACGATCGCCTCGGAGCAAGACATTCGGATTCTCGACGAGCATGGGCAACTTCTATTGGGCGTATCCAATCCCGCGCTGAGCGGACAGCTTTATCAAGCGAGCCGGGAGCTGCAGGACAGCGATTTTCAAGTTCGGCTCCCCCATCAGAGATGGTTCGTCAATACAGCCAAGCTGACTACTGAAAATTGGTCGGTATACTACTCGAACGAGTATCATATTTTGACACGCCACATCTCCTTATTCCAGCACAAATTGATAACGTATACATTGCTGCTACTGGCACTCCTCTCCTTGTTGTTCTTCTGGAGTTCTCGCCGTTCCTTGCGTTCCATCACCTTCTTGTCGGAAAAGCTGAAGGGAAAGGTTGCATTCGCAAACTCCACGTTCGATGCCAAGCCGGATATCCAATGGATCCACGACGGCATCGATATGCTGCTGAACAACGTGGAGCAGCTTCATGCATCCATGAGAAACCAATCCGAGCTCGTTCGAACGGAACTACTCGCCCAGTGGATGCTGCACGGGACGCCGGGTACCAAGGGCTATGAATATATCCATACCCAGACCAAGCTCGCTTCCTGCGACGTTCTGTTTTTGGCCGTTCTTCGGATCGAAGCCTATACGGTCTTTTGCGAACGTTACGATTTCCCCTCCCGGAAATTGATCAAGTACGCCATACGCAATATTAGCGAAGAAGTGTTTGGTGCAGGTTCTTATGCGGCCGAAGGCTTGGATATGGGCGGCGATCACCTTATCCTGGTCATCGGAGGCCAAGAATTGGACGAGCTTCAGCTACAACGTCTTCTGGAGGAGATCCACCATCAGGTCGCACGCATTCTGAACGTTGATACAACGGCTGCAGTCAGCAATGCCTATGACTTCGGCGCTAATATCCGAAACATCTATGATCATATCTACGAATTGACGAAACTGCGATTTCTTAACGGAGAGAAGCAAATTTTTCTGGAGAGCGATTATGAAGAGTTTATGGCAGGGTATCCTTCTGCGTCTGAGGCGCTGGAGACAGCCGAGATCATCAAGTCGATCCGCCGCGGCCGCCCGGAGACCGCGCTCGTTCTGCTGCGTCAGCAGATGAAGCACGTCCATGAGCTTCCTTATCGCGACTGTAAGCTTAACCTGACCTACTTTACTTATGACCTGCTCAAAAATTTTAACAAGTCCAGCGTTCTGCATGAAATCAGCAGCATCCATCAATTGCTGGAGCGGTACAGCACGCTGTCCGAGTTTCAAGCATGGCTGGAGAGCATCGTCACGAAGCTCGCATCCGAGACCGAAGTTCCGAAATCTTCGAACCGCAAGGAAGAGATCGTCTTGGAGATTAAAGAATACGTGGACAACCACTTGCAGGATGCGCAATTATCGATCGAGCAGATAGCCGACAATTTTTCCTTCTCCGTCAGCTATATCCGGCAGCTATTCAAAGAGATCATGAACGTGTCATTGTCCGAGTACATCCTTCAGGAACGAATCGAGAGAGTGAAGGAGAAACTGATCTCCAGCCAGCTCTCGGTGCTGGAGATTGCAGATCAATGCGGTTTCATATCCAAAGGGCATTTTTTTTCCGCATTCAAGAAGTTCACGAATCTAACTCCGAAGCAGTATCGGGAAATCCACGGGGACTCCCCTAGTTAAGATATCGCGCTTGCCAGCTTATCATGGAGAAGCGGCAGCTAAGTATGCTTGTTTTGCAGGAACAGATCCAAGTCGAAAAGGACCTTTCCCGTAAAGCCCCACAGTGCTTACGGAAAGGTCCTTATTCGTTTATCCAAAAAGCTCTGGCGCCCTGACGCTATTTACCGTTCGTTTCTTGAACCGGCTCAAGACCCAGCTTCGGATTCGCCAAGTCGAGTTTATACATGATCTGATTGTAGTTATACCGTGGCGTTGGGACATGATTCGTGAATGTATTCGTATAGGTTCCTTCGAAGTAGATGACCCGGCCGCCGTCCTTGTTGAAGTATTCATGCTGGGCTACGTTATAAAAAGTATAGTCGTTATGCGTAATGATATGCTTGGCATTGGTCCAAGGACCTTGAGGCGATGGTGCTTCCGCGTACCAGACTTCCCCAAGTACCGATGTCTTGCCTTGTATCTGCTGCGCGATCATCACGTAACGCTGCCGATATTCATTCCATTCAATGGAGCTTTGGGCGATTTGAACGTCTTCACCGGTATCGATATCCTTCAATTGATAATAACGCGGGTCGTCAGCTTTGATCAGCCCTAATTGGATCAGCTCTTTCTCTTGTTCTTGGTTGAGCGGCTGAGTGTCCTTTTTCCAGCCCCATACGAGCTTACCGTCCGCGTCGCGTTCCAGCGACGTTTGAGCCCCGTTGTATGTCGTTCCCGGCGTCAGGCAAGTAAACGATTCGTATTGGGTATAGTCGATGATGGCGTCATAGCTGGCAGCAACGCGCAAATTCGGAATTCGGTGTTCGGTAAAGAGCCAGTATCCCTTACCCCCCTCCTCGTAGAAGGTCGCCTGTCCGCCCGGATGACGCCAGTCGTCTTTGGAAGGGAACTGGACGACCTGCTCGAACTCCTTCGTCGTGTCGTTAAAGGCAAGAATACCGAAGGCGGTGGGTTCAGGATTGTGCGTGCTGTAGCCAGCGAGCAGACGTTCCTGTCCGGCGCTGTCCTTGGCGGTCATCAGACCGAATACCCAGGCTATGCCTGCACCATCAGGCAGAGGCGGCACCAAACTTTTGACGAAACCGTCTTGATTCGTAAAATAGTCCAGATTCACACCGATATCCGGGTCCAGTCCCCCCTTACTCGGAAGCTTCGAAGTCGCACCCGTCACGCGGAAGTTCCCCAGCGGATAGGCCGGTCTGTCCGTATCGCCCCAGAACCAGTACAGTTTATTGTTGTACTCGATCGTCTGCACGGAATCCTGTCCCATGACCAAGCCGTTGATCAGCGGCTCGTTAATGGGCGGCTTCTGGCCAACGAGTAAGCTGTCGCGATAAATGCCTTGGCCTGTCAGCCGGTACAGCCGCTCTGCAATGTTGATCCGATTCATCTCGAGCGTTACACTGCCGTTTGGCTTAACCTCTACAGCCTGCCCCCGGTAGCCAAACATATCGGCAGGAATGTCGTAGCCGTCACTCGACATATGGAAGAAGACCGTCTGATCCATCAGACCTGGCTCGTCAAATGCCACAATACCGGCACTGTCCGTATAATACAACACACTGTTCGTCGTCTTCAGTTGGACATGTGGGATGCCCCTGCCTGTCTCGGCATCCACCACCTTGATCATGAATGGCCCCTGGACCTTTATCTTCTCGCTGCTCACATTCGGCTCGGCGCTGCTTCCCGCCGCCTGCACTGCCATCGCGGCGCCCGGCGCCGTCATGGCCATCAGCAGGATACAAGTCCATATCCCCGCACGTTTCCACTGTTTCATTTTCATTTCTCATACCTCCCGAACTTTTGGCCTTTTGATAGAAGAAATCGTTGCTCTAACCCGATACCGTCTGTTCAATCCATATTTCTACTGCCATGGTTACCCAAATACCTCTGGATGTGTTTGGTTTATCGCGTCCAAGCGATCGAAGCGACACTGAGCGGCATTGCTTCTCCGTTGATGAACTCCTCACTAACCACCTCCTTTCGCAGCATGGGAGCAATGCGATGTTCCAGATCGAGCAATAAAAACATCTATCCACGTGCTTATTCAATGAAGCCAGACCACATTTAACGGGAGTTTTGTTCTTGCGATATGAGGAAGCTCCGTCTCGAAGTACATTATGTAAGCGGATACATTAATCTTTGTGAGTAACAGCCGCACAAGCTGCGCGGCTGTTCTCTGTAAAGAAATGTCTTTCGAACCCATAAATCTGCTTATGAATATCAATGAAGTCCGATTTCCCTGTCCCCCCTAATATATAGTAGGAATTATTCCACCTAAGACAGTTGACGTTAGGAACCCATGCGCATTCGCGACCAATCGAAGCTAATCGCCTCCAGCAGTGCGCGTGCAAGCAGCAGATGGCCCGTCAAGCTCGGATGCACCCGATCGGACACCAGCGCAGTCGGATGTACGTAGTCGAAATGGCTGGCGAAAGCCGCCTGCGTATCCACAAACAATGCGCCTACCCGCTCCGCAACCCTTTTGGTAGCCCGTCCGAACTCATCCATCCGGCTGCGCATGCGATCTTGGTCATTCGGCTCCAGATAGAACGGCGTCATTCGGCCGGAGCCTGATCGTCTTCACCTCGAACGGACGGAACTTAAGTGATACCTCTTCGCCCTCCTGCGGCAAAGCCGCCAACTTCTCCTCCAGCATGTTTGTCTCATAAACCGCCGCAACGGACAGCCCGAAGTGAAGCCCGCACGCTACGGAAGCTCCCTTGCTCTCGTACAGACGCACGATCCAATCGCCCGATCCGTCTTCGGCAAGCTTGACCGTCTCCGCGATCACATTGGCTTGATCGATGAAGAGCAGCGATTGCGCCTCCCGGCCTCCTCCGGACACGAGGCTGACAGGATAGTTCAGCTCGTAAGCTTCCTGTACGACAGGACTATCCAGAAACGCGCCGTTCCAGAACGTAAATCCATATGCAAAATGGTGCGTCCCTTGATCCGACGTCTCATCCGGCCACGTCGGAGCCCGAAGCAGCGTTAGGCTCATCGTGTTGCCGTTCACGGAAATCCCGTATTTGCAATCGTTCAGCAGCGCGAAGCCGCGATTCGCTTCAGCAAGCGCCGACCATTTATGCTGAACCACTTCGTAACGATCCGAATCATGCGGACGCGAAGCATGATTCGGTCTCTTGACATAACCGAACTGGATCTCCTGCAACGACTCGTTCGCATGAACGCGAACCGGGAAATCGACTTTTAGCAGCTTGTTCTTCTCGCACCAGTGAACCGTCGTATGGAATTCCACTCGACGGCTGCCGGCGCGCAAACGGATATCCTGGACCATGGTCGATTGGTTCAGTTCGCGCTCAACCCGAATATTGGCGAAGAGCGGTCCGTTTGCGGTAACGGATACCTTGGCGTTTGTTTTCAGTTCGACGGGTGCCAAGCGGTAGCGCCGATCGATCTCCCAAGCATCGAAATCCGAATTTTGATCCCTATACATCCGCATGACGTTGCAGCGATCCGCCGCCCATTCCGTGCCGGTCTCCTTGTCAAAAATACGAGTCAACTCTCCCAGTTCGTTCATTTCGAGCGCAATCCATTCGTTCTCTAGACGCGATTCCGTTGCAAGGACCGCAGACGTTGCTGGAGCATCTCCCGCTTCCACTTCTTCAGTCTTGTACGTTGACCAGCCCATGGAAGGCGCCTCTACCTCGGCGTAGCGAAGGCCTTCGTGCATTTGCACCGGCAGAACCACTCCATTCTCATCCGCAATTCCATGGATGCCGGCAGGTAACGCGACCAGTTCCTTTCTCGGCCAGGACAGCGAGTTAAAGACGGTAACCCGGGAGGCATCGTCGTCCGTGAGCGCATCTCTTGCGTCTGAAGCCATGTCATATACGTTCTGATTCAATTCCTTCAGCTCCAGCTGCGCCTCTTCGTGGACGCGATGAATGGAGGAACCCGGCAGAATATCGTGGAATTGGTTCAGCAGCAGAACCTTCCATAACCGTTCCAAGTCCTCGTAAGGGTAAGCTCGGTTATTAAGCAGCTTCGCCGCAGCCCCCCAAAGCTCCACCTCGCGGAAACCGATTTCCGCCTTCCGGTTTAGCTTTTTGATGATCGCTTGCGTCGTGTAGGTCCCGCGATGAGCGGGATAATAGAGCTCTCCTACATATTTGGCGTCAGGAATGCCTTTTTCGATCTGATCCTCAAAAAATTCGATCGGCGAGCCATGCTTTGTCTTGGGGACGCCCTCCAAATTGCCGAGCCTGCGCATAAACTCGAGATCGTCCCGATTGGATCCGCCGCCTCCGTCGCCATGTCCGAACTGGGTGAGACGTGTGGAAATTCCTTCAAGCTGGACGCGATCGCTCCACTGATGGATCAAGAACGACGGGTTGATCCGAATTGGATAGTAATCGCCGTAATTCATCAGATGCGTCAAAATTTGCGAACCGTCGATCCCTTCCCACATGAACGTATTATGCGGGAACGGATCCGCTACATTATCATAAGTACCGAACAATTTTGTAGACGCGAAATAATGGATCCCGCAGCCCTTCATAATTTGCGGCAGGTTCCCGGAATAGCCGAATACATCAGGCAGCCACAGCATCTCGTTGTCCACGCCGAATTCGTCCTTGAAGAACCGCTTGCCGTGCAGTGCCTGACGGATCAGACTCTCGCCACTGGGCAGATTCGTATCGGGCTCCACCCACATGGAGCCTTCGGGAATGATCCTCCCTTCCTTTACCGCCTGTTTGATGCGCGCATAAAGCTCCGGATACAGCGTCTTGGCCACCTGGAACAAAAACGGCTGGCTCTGGGTATACGTGTATTCCGGGTATTCGTCCATGAGCGCCAGCTGATTGGACATGGTCCGCGCAATCTTCCGCTTTGTCTCCGCGATCGGCCACAGCCAGGCGACATCCAGGTGGGACTGTCCCATCAGGTACAGGGTCGGCGCCGTTGAACCGTTCACGCAGGAGAGGAGCGGCTCCATCAACTTCCGGCACTGCTTTGCATTTTCACCGAGCGATTCCTGACGGAGGGTCAGGTCGATGGTAGCGAACACCTGAGTCAGGCATCGATCAATCTCCGACACGCGGAGGGATTTGGGATTCAGATGATTGCGAAGATCGTACAAGCATTCCAAATCGATGAAAAACTGGTAGACTTCCTCTTCAAAAACGCAAAGCTGTGACTCTCCGAACGTCGGCCTGGAATCCGAATGGCCGGCGTACGCCTCTGCGACGATTTCAAATGCCTCGCCGGCTTTTGCTGAACGGGTTAACGTTACGTAATGATGGTTAAGGTCCTTTGCGCCGCTCACGATACCGTTTATGTACACGGTCGCTTCGGATCCGAAATCAAGCATGGCCACAAGCCGTTTGCCTTCGGCCTCTTTGGGAACAACAATGGTCGTGCGGAACCAGCCGTATCCCCAATTTTCTCCCCACCGTTGGCCCGGAGCGAAACTCTCAAACGGTCGTCCATCCATTTCATGGATGAACAGTTGTTCCATTGTCGTAAAACCGGAAAAATCGATAACAGAAAGCATCGTCATCATAAATTGATCTCTTTTGTTTAGCAGCTTTTCCACATGGAATAAAATCTCTTTCTTTTCATTCAAGGTTTCTCACATCCTATGTTTCGTTATCTATGATCCTATCGCCTTGAGATATGCCGTCCCTCCGCGGCGGCCTTGCAGCGGAGGGACGATTTCTATTCGTTTCCTAGCGCTCTTTGTGCAGCATCATTATAGATTTTCAGCGCTTCATCAATGTTGCCCATTTTTTGGACCTTATCGATGAATGCCTGCCAATTGTCGAAGCTGTTTTTGCCTGCTACGAATTTGGCCTGTTCTTCCGTAACGAACGTCTTGATCGGGTTCATAATCTCCGAGACCCGCTGGCTTTCACTGCCCGTGAGTTGAATCGACGGCTCGCTCAACCAGGAAGGAACATAGTCGTTCTCGGGCATAGGCAGACTCGTCAGGAATTCCGCCTTCTCAATCGGCACCTCTTCATATTTGCCGTTAAATACCGTATAGTCTGTCGCGGCAAAATCCACGAACGCTCTTGCGTCGCTCACCATCTGCAAGCCGGGGTTATGGTTTCGGCTAGCGCGCATGCCGTATTTATCGCCCTCCACCCAGGGATCCTTGGCCGTTTTCAGCGAGTCGACAAAGGTCGGAACGCCGTCTTCCCCGATCGTATAGGTTGTGCCCTCGATTCCCCAAGTGATGAGCTGGATCATTTCATCCGAATATTGATAATCGATGAATTTGATCAATTCTTCAGGGTTTTTAACTTTCGAGCTTACGCCGTAGACTCCCCAGCCCAAGTCAGGGGTATTGCCGTTCACAACCTCCTGCCAGGCTTTTCCGTACTTCGGATTGTCGGGATACAACGAAACCGCGAAAATCTTCCCGTCGTCGGCCGTTCTCGTGTACTCGGCCGGCGTCGTAAACCACTGCGTCAGCCACATGAGGTTGTCGCCGTTCAGCGCTTTTCTTTTCAGCGTATCGTCTGTATCAATGGTATACTCCGGATCTAACAGTTTCTCCGCATACAGCTTATTCGCAAATTGGAGCGCATCTTTATATCCTTCATCCAGAATTCCGTATACGTATTTCTCGCCGTCCCAAAAAATTTCATCCCGGATATGGTTCGCGGAGAACAGCGATCTCAAGCTGTTCCATTTTGTCGCAACGGGATATTTATCGGGGTAGAGCTCTTTAAGTTTTTTGGCAGCCCCATAAAATTCATCGAGCGTTTCCGGAATTTTGATGTTATTGGCCTCGAACACGTCATAGCGGTAAGCAGACGTATTCTGGATGAGCATGCCGCGATCCTCGGGGAATCTGGGCGTGGAGGTTTCTTTAAAGGTGAACATGTTGCCGTCGGCATCCGTTACCCGCTTCATTCCGTTCTTTACCTTGCTAATGTAGTTCATATAGTTCGGCATTAAATCTTGATACTGGCCTAACTCGAGAAGCTGGCCTTGTTCGGCCATTTCGGTCGTATCATAGAATAAAGGCGTCACGAAGAAATCCGTCAGATCGTCGCTTGCGATCATAAGCTTGACCTTTTCGTCATACTCGGAAGACGGAATATAGTTATATTTGATTTCTACCTTTTTGCCCATATAAGCTTCCATGCGCTTGTGCCATTCCTTGCCCACCAGACTATTCGGATTATCCACACCGTTCGCAGGCAGCGTGACCGAAAAGCGCAAGACTTCTTGATTCTCTTCATGGGTATCGGATTTTTTGGAATCATTCGAACATCCGGAAAAAACCATCAGCGCGATCAACCCAAGGACAAGCATTTTTGCCAATTTGTTCATCCCATTTCCCCCTAATTTGCACAATGAACCGCTTCTTCTTCAAATCTGCTATTTATTACTGGTCATGAATGACTGCACACTCAACTTGCTTGCACCGGCGCGTCCGGATCTCTAGCCTTTGATGGAGCCGACGAATATCCCTTTGGTGAAATGCTTCTGAAAGATCGGATAAATACACATGATCGGAAACATGGTAATAATGATGACGCTCATTCTTACCGCCTTCGGATCAAGCGTTTCCCCCGGGGCATTGATGGCGACCGCGCCGCCTCCTACTCGTCCTTGAATCGCGGTCGTATCCAAGGTAAACAGGTAGTTTCGGAGCACCATCTGCAAAGGATACTTATCCTGATCTCGCAGATAAATCAAAGCCTCGAACCAGCTATTCCAGCTTCCGACCAGACCGAATAGAGCAAAGGTTGCAAACAGCGCTTTCGACAACGGCAGTATGATCCTGAAAAGAACGACCAAATCACTCGCTCCATCGATATAGGCAGAGTCCTTCAGTTCAGAAGGAATATTCAGAAAGAAGGTCCGAAACAGAAACACATTATAAGCACTGATCGCACCGGGGAGAATCATGACCCAGACCGTATCCAACAGATTCAAACCGCGCATAAGCAGATAGGTCGGGATTAAGCCGCCGCCGAAAAACATCGTAATCATGAGAAAAATGGTCAGAAATTTCTTGCCCGCAAATCCCGGGATCGTGAGCGGATACGCCATCAGTGCCGTAAACAGCAGCATGATGCACGTAGAGCCGGTCGCATAAATAATCGAGTTCAGATATCCTTTAAAAATGTACGGATCATTAAATACCGTCGTGTACGCTTCCAGATTAAATCCCTTGGGCCAAATCGTTACACTCCCCGAGGAGATGTAACGCGTGCCGCTAAGCGATGTCGCGATAATGTTCAGAATCGGATATAGCACGACAATCAGGATGAATAGCATGATAACCATATTGAATACATCGAATGCTCTGGAACCCAAACTAGCCTTCTTCAACATCCCACCACCTAGAACAAACTCGTCTCTGATACTTTCCGGCTTAACCAATTGGTCAAGTAAAGGATCGTAAAGGAAATAACCGACATGAATAATCCGATGGCCGTCGTGTACTCGTATTGTGCGCCCAGTATACCTTGACGATAAACATAGGATCCGATGACATCTGCTACTTCGTAAGTCTCAGGCGAATAGAGCAGAATGATCTTCTGGAAATCGCTCCCGAGGATTCCTCCGACGGCGAAAATCAGCAAAATGATTGTGGTCGGCTTAAGCGACGGCCATGTGATGTGCAAAACCTTCTTCCATCGGCCTGCGCCGTCTACCTCGGCTACGTCATACAGCGTAGGATCTATTCCGCTTAATGCAGCAAGGTAGATGATCGTGCCGAACCCGACGCCCTGCCATATGCCGGAAGAGATGAAGATAGTCCGAAAAAAGTCAGGTTCGAGAAGAAACATGATCGGATCTCCGCCGAAGAAGCCGACAATATGGTTAAACAAACCGTCTCTCGCCGTAAATTCCTTAAGCATCCCCGCAACAATGACAACCGAAATAAAATGCGGGAAATAAGAAACCGTCTGCACAAGCTTCTTAAAGCCCTTGTTTTTCAATTCATTAAACAACAGAGCCAATATAATCGGCGCCGGAAATGACCAAAATAAAGTATACAAACCGAGAAGCAAAGTATTCTTTAATACCCTGAACGCCATCGGATCGTTAAAAAAAGAAGTGAAGTACTTTACCCCCACCCACTCGCTTCCCCATATCCCCTTGGAAGCGTTGAAATCTTTGAAAGCGATTAATATTCCGTACATCGGAAAATAGTGAAAGACTAACAGCGTCAGAAAGCCGGGAAGCACCATAAGGTAGAGATAGCGGTGCTTGACGAATCTGGCCACCAGCCTGTTATTGGTTGTCTTCAAAGGAACACCTCCTGACTGTTAACATGTTGTGATCAATGCGGCTGGTGCAATTACTCCAGGTCGCATGAGTCTGGCCATTTGGTTCGTTTTTTATGTAAGCGCATTCAATTTCACCCCCAGACTGTATCCTAACGTTCGTCGAAAACGCATTTGCTTCCGGCAACCGTCCCCTATAGATATGATCATCGTGATGCCTTTCAACTTGTTATGCTAAGTAGAAATTAACACATACTAACTTCATCGTCAACAAATAAAAATACTGATGTATTCATTGGTAATTAGCATACTATCTCCGAATTATCCCGAACTGACGATATCGATGCGGCGTTAGGTTATGCCTCCGCTTGAATAAGTCGTAAAAGTAGCTGACGTTGTCAAGTCCGATCTCAAGGCTGATCTCCACGATGTCCATATCCGTGTTTAGCAGCAAATTCTCGGCATAGGACATTCTCAATTCGTTAATGTACTGGGTTGGGGACATTCCGAGATGTTCCCTGAACATTCTGCATACATAGGCATGCGATTTGCCCGACAGCTGGACAAGCGCAGCCGTTCCCCGCGTGAAGTGCTCTTTCTTTTTCGCCTCTCGGCATAGGGACTTAAACCATTCCGGTTGTCCGGTAAGATCAATCGAATCCGCGTCAGCCTTGATATACCTGGAGAACAGGTCGGTCAAAATGACTCTTACCTCCGCTTTGACGGCCAGCTTCTTCTCCTGCGGAATCAGACTGAGCTGGTCCAGCCGGTATCGCACATATTCCTTCTCCGTTTTGGACAGCAAGGTCGACGGCGGCATGGCTGGCCCAAGCAGTCTTTCGCTTGGGAACCCTTCTCCCAAGAAAGCTATGAGGTCATCCAGGACCTTGCGATGGAACGACAAATTGATGAACTGGCAATCGCTATCCGTCGTCTGCTCATAGTAATGAACGTCCCGGTCCCGTATGAACACGAGTGTATTTTCCTGCAGCGGCTGCCTTTTGCCGTTAATGACATGCACAACGCTTCCTTTCAGAATAAGAAACAATTCAAAGAAGTCGTGCGTATGCATGCCGATCGTATCGCGCACCGAAGCGATCAGCCGATAGTGGGCCTGAATTTCAGAATCAATGCCGTCTGCCGCAAGAAGCTTCAACATATGCGATATCCCTCCTTGTTTGTATATTGACTAGTTCCTCCGATGTCAAAACACCATAATGCATTCAAAAATAGAGCAAGATTGAGAGCAAGACTTTCGATTAGGATAGAGTTGTTACTGCAGCCTGAAAGGAGATTTGCCACGAATGAACTTATTAGAACTGCGTCAGCAATTCGAAGTAAACAAACGCATTTATGAAAGCGCCAAGCTTGTCTTCCGCGGAGTCGAAGGCTTCGATGTCTACAATCCTTCCATTCCGTTCGAATGGAACGGCAAGCGCTACATTTACGGACGCGTGGAAAAACGCCATGAGTGGGCGAGGTCCTGGGTTCGCCTGTTCGAGCAGAGCGGTCCGGACCAGTGGACAGCCGTGCCGAATACGATGATTTATCAGCTAGAAGATCCTTATATTAGCGTGATCAACAAACAGCTCGTATTGGGCGGCACGCATGTCCGTTACAAGCAGGGACGCCTCGATACATTCTACGGTTATTTCTACAAAGGCAGCGATCTTCATGATCTCTTCTACTTCACGACCGGTCCGAATTATATGAAGGACATTCGGCTCGTAGAGCTACAGGACGGGAGGATCGGCGTCTTCTCCAGGCCGCGCGGCGAAGGGGTTCGCAAGGAATTCGGCAGCGAATCCTTGGTGGGATTCACCGTCATCGACAGCCTGGACGAATTGTCTCCGGAAGTCATCGAGAACGCCCCTTATATCCGCGGATTATTCAGCAAGGACGAGTGGGGCGGCTGCAACCAGGCCTACTTGCTCGAGAGCGGAAAGGTCGGCGTCATCGGCCATATCTGCTACGCTCAAGAAGATAGATCGACCTATATGAACATGGCCTTCGTATTGGACCCGCAGACGAATCAATTCTCGGATTTGAAAATCATCGGCAGCCGCCCTTGTTATCCGGATGGCCCCGCCAAGAAGCCGCATCTGACCGACTGCGCGTTCACCGCCGGCATCGAAATGCGTCCCGACGGCAAGGTCAATCTGTACAGCGGCATCGGCGATACCGAAGCGGCGCGCATCGCCATTGACTACCCGTTCGAGAAGGAAGGCGCCATTGTAAGCTTATAG
Above is a window of Paenibacillus sp. FSL K6-1330 DNA encoding:
- a CDS encoding extracellular solute-binding protein, with amino-acid sequence MNKLAKMLVLGLIALMVFSGCSNDSKKSDTHEENQEVLRFSVTLPANGVDNPNSLVGKEWHKRMEAYMGKKVEIKYNYIPSSEYDEKVKLMIASDDLTDFFVTPLFYDTTEMAEQGQLLELGQYQDLMPNYMNYISKVKNGMKRVTDADGNMFTFKETSTPRFPEDRGMLIQNTSAYRYDVFEANNIKIPETLDEFYGAAKKLKELYPDKYPVATKWNSLRSLFSANHIRDEIFWDGEKYVYGILDEGYKDALQFANKLYAEKLLDPEYTIDTDDTLKRKALNGDNLMWLTQWFTTPAEYTRTADDGKIFAVSLYPDNPKYGKAWQEVVNGNTPDLGWGVYGVSSKVKNPEELIKFIDYQYSDEMIQLITWGIEGTTYTIGEDGVPTFVDSLKTAKDPWVEGDKYGMRASRNHNPGLQMVSDARAFVDFAATDYTVFNGKYEEVPIEKAEFLTSLPMPENDYVPSWLSEPSIQLTGSESQRVSEIMNPIKTFVTEEQAKFVAGKNSFDNWQAFIDKVQKMGNIDEALKIYNDAAQRALGNE
- a CDS encoding carbohydrate ABC transporter permease, whose amino-acid sequence is MKKASLGSRAFDVFNMVIMLFILIVVLYPILNIIATSLSGTRYISSGSVTIWPKGFNLEAYTTVFNDPYIFKGYLNSIIYATGSTCIMLLFTALMAYPLTIPGFAGKKFLTIFLMITMFFGGGLIPTYLLMRGLNLLDTVWVMILPGAISAYNVFLFRTFFLNIPSELKDSAYIDGASDLVVLFRIILPLSKALFATFALFGLVGSWNSWFEALIYLRDQDKYPLQMVLRNYLFTLDTTAIQGRVGGGAVAINAPGETLDPKAVRMSVIIITMFPIMCIYPIFQKHFTKGIFVGSIKG
- a CDS encoding DUF1861 family protein, coding for MNLLELRQQFEVNKRIYESAKLVFRGVEGFDVYNPSIPFEWNGKRYIYGRVEKRHEWARSWVRLFEQSGPDQWTAVPNTMIYQLEDPYISVINKQLVLGGTHVRYKQGRLDTFYGYFYKGSDLHDLFYFTTGPNYMKDIRLVELQDGRIGVFSRPRGEGVRKEFGSESLVGFTVIDSLDELSPEVIENAPYIRGLFSKDEWGGCNQAYLLESGKVGVIGHICYAQEDRSTYMNMAFVLDPQTNQFSDLKIIGSRPCYPDGPAKKPHLTDCAFTAGIEMRPDGKVNLYSGIGDTEAARIAIDYPFEKEGAIVSL
- a CDS encoding AraC family transcriptional regulator; translated protein: MLKLLAADGIDSEIQAHYRLIASVRDTIGMHTHDFFELFLILKGSVVHVINGKRQPLQENTLVFIRDRDVHYYEQTTDSDCQFINLSFHRKVLDDLIAFLGEGFPSERLLGPAMPPSTLLSKTEKEYVRYRLDQLSLIPQEKKLAVKAEVRVILTDLFSRYIKADADSIDLTGQPEWFKSLCREAKKKEHFTRGTAALVQLSGKSHAYVCRMFREHLGMSPTQYINELRMSYAENLLLNTDMDIVEISLEIGLDNVSYFYDLFKRRHNLTPHRYRQFGIIRR
- a CDS encoding ABC transporter permease subunit, whose protein sequence is MKTTNNRLVARFVKHRYLYLMVLPGFLTLLVFHYFPMYGILIAFKDFNASKGIWGSEWVGVKYFTSFFNDPMAFRVLKNTLLLGLYTLFWSFPAPIILALLFNELKNKGFKKLVQTVSYFPHFISVVIVAGMLKEFTARDGLFNHIVGFFGGDPIMFLLEPDFFRTIFISSGIWQGVGFGTIIYLAALSGIDPTLYDVAEVDGAGRWKKVLHITWPSLKPTTIILLIFAVGGILGSDFQKIILLYSPETYEVADVIGSYVYRQGILGAQYEYTTAIGLFMSVISFTILYLTNWLSRKVSETSLF